From Miscanthus floridulus cultivar M001 chromosome 15, ASM1932011v1, whole genome shotgun sequence, the proteins below share one genomic window:
- the LOC136507443 gene encoding uncharacterized protein translates to MPAFLQWSESAITFDRTDHPDAVPHLGRYPLVVNLIVYPKQLTKVLMDEGSGLNIMYAKTLDKMGVDRTNLYPIRAPFHGVMPSIKVVPLGQIDMPVTFRDQSNYRTETVTFDVVGFLETFHAILGCPCYAKFKAIPNYTYLKLKMSGPRGVITVGTSFRHAYECEVECCGHTTIVVASEELATLRGEVTKEALDVKKLTRSFESVEGSKEVLVDPSNSEAKKVRIGTALSSK, encoded by the coding sequence ATGCCTGCTTTCCTTCagtggtcagaatccgccataaccttcgacagGACAGACCATCCGGACGCCGTCCCACACCTAGGaaggtacccacttgttgtcaacCTGATCGTCTACCCAAAGCAACTCACGAAAGttctgatggacgaaggcagcggcctcaacatcatgtatgccaagacgcttgaCAAAATGGGCGTCGATCGAACGAACCTCTACCCCattcgagcacctttccatggagTCATGCCTAGCATAAAGGTCGTGCCACTAGGACAGATTGATATGCCTGTCACTTTcagggatcagtccaattacaggactgagaccgtcaccttcgacgtggtagggttcctcgaaaccttccacgccatcctgggatgtccatgttatgcaaagttcaagGCCATCcctaactatacatacctcaagctgaagatgtcaggtccccgtggggtcatcaccgtcggcacctcttTCCGgcacgcttacgagtgcgaagtcgaatgctgcggccaCACTACAATAGtcgtcgcctccgaagagctcgccaccctcaggggggaggtcaccaaagaagcgctCGACGTGAAGAAATTGACCAGGTCGTTTGAATCGGTAGAGGgatccaaggaggtcctcgtggaccccagCAACTCCGAGGCTAAaaaggtacgcattggtaccgcgctctcctccaaatag